The following coding sequences lie in one Thermosulfuriphilus ammonigenes genomic window:
- the rplL gene encoding 50S ribosomal protein L7/L12: MAVTKEEVIEFISNMTVLELSEFIKELEEKFGVSAAAPVAVAAAGAAPAAGAAAAPAEEKTEFDVILKEAGSQKIKVIKEVRAITGLGLKEAKELVESAPKPIKTGVSKEEAEEIKKKIEEVGGTVEIQ; the protein is encoded by the coding sequence ATGGCTGTAACCAAGGAAGAAGTTATTGAATTCATCTCCAATATGACGGTTCTTGAGCTTTCAGAGTTCATAAAGGAGTTGGAAGAAAAGTTTGGAGTCTCGGCGGCGGCTCCGGTGGCTGTGGCTGCTGCTGGGGCGGCTCCGGCAGCTGGAGCCGCGGCGGCGCCGGCTGAAGAGAAGACGGAGTTTGATGTTATTCTCAAGGAGGCCGGCAGCCAGAAGATCAAGGTCATCAAAGAGGTCCGGGCTATTACTGGTCTGGGTCTTAAAGAGGCTAAAGAGTTGGTAGAGAGCGCCCCTAAGCCCATCAAGACCGGTGTCTCCAAAGAAGAAGCCGAGGAAATCAAGAAGAAGATCGAAGAGGTAGGCGGGACTGTAGAAATTCAGTAA
- the rplJ gene encoding 50S ribosomal protein L10, whose amino-acid sequence MLKRAEKEKLVADLRERFGTAQAVFVTGIEGLTVAQMSELRKKLREENTHYQVVKNTLLRLASKETPVEPLTNYIEGATAVAIAYEDPVAVAKILTEFAKENKKFAVRGGVLSGKGISAEEVASLATLPTKEVLLAQMLSVLQGPPAKFVRLMSGILQKFLFALEAIKEKKAQAEAA is encoded by the coding sequence TTGCTTAAGAGAGCAGAAAAAGAAAAGCTAGTTGCCGATCTGCGGGAGCGTTTTGGTACGGCGCAGGCGGTCTTTGTCACCGGGATCGAAGGTCTTACGGTGGCCCAGATGAGCGAGTTGCGTAAGAAGCTCCGAGAAGAGAATACCCACTATCAGGTGGTTAAGAATACTCTTCTCCGTCTGGCCTCCAAAGAGACTCCGGTAGAACCTCTCACCAATTATATTGAGGGGGCTACCGCTGTCGCTATTGCTTATGAAGATCCGGTGGCTGTGGCCAAGATACTTACGGAGTTTGCCAAAGAAAACAAGAAGTTTGCCGTAAGGGGTGGAGTTCTCTCTGGCAAGGGTATTTCTGCCGAGGAAGTGGCCTCTTTGGCTACTCTGCCCACTAAGGAGGTTCTCCTGGCCCAGATGCTCTCTGTTCTTCAGGGACCGCCGGCCAAGTTTGTCCGGCTTATGTCGGGAATTCTTCAGAAATTTTTATTTGCTCTTGAGGCTATCAAGGAAAAGAAGGCCCAGGCTGAGGCCGCCTAA
- the rplA gene encoding 50S ribosomal protein L1: protein MASKGKKYQEAKAKVDRTKKYSFEEAVKLALETAYAKFDESVDVAVNLGVDPRQADQMIRGSVVLPHGTGKSPRVAVFAKGEKAKEAEEAGADVVGAEDLIKKIQEGWLEFDKAVATPDMMPLVGRIGKILGPRGLMPNAKTGTVTFDVAKAVKEIKGGKVDFRVDKGGVIHAPVGRVSFGPEKILENLAAFFETLLRLKPASAKGQYIKGITISTTMGPGIKIDPADVQNLLRQRSE, encoded by the coding sequence ATGGCAAGTAAGGGGAAAAAATATCAAGAGGCCAAGGCCAAGGTTGATCGAACCAAAAAGTACTCCTTTGAAGAAGCTGTTAAGTTAGCCCTGGAGACAGCCTACGCTAAGTTCGACGAAAGCGTTGATGTAGCTGTAAATTTGGGAGTTGATCCTCGTCAGGCGGATCAAATGATCCGGGGGTCGGTGGTTCTCCCCCATGGAACGGGTAAATCACCTCGGGTAGCAGTCTTCGCCAAGGGTGAGAAGGCCAAAGAGGCTGAGGAGGCCGGAGCAGATGTAGTGGGAGCAGAAGATCTTATTAAAAAGATTCAGGAGGGGTGGCTGGAGTTCGACAAGGCGGTGGCCACTCCGGACATGATGCCCTTGGTGGGGCGGATCGGTAAGATTCTTGGCCCCCGAGGCCTGATGCCCAATGCCAAGACCGGCACGGTGACCTTCGACGTAGCCAAGGCTGTCAAGGAAATAAAGGGCGGTAAGGTTGATTTTCGGGTGGATAAAGGAGGGGTAATTCATGCCCCGGTAGGACGGGTCTCCTTTGGCCCGGAGAAGATTCTAGAGAATCTGGCGGCCTTTTTTGAGACCCTTTTAAGGCTTAAGCCGGCTTCGGCCAAAGGACAATATATCAAAGGTATCACTATATCCACGACCATGGGGCCTGGGATCAAGATTGATCCGGCCGACGTTCAGAATCTGTTGCGTCAGCGATCCGAGTAG
- the rplK gene encoding 50S ribosomal protein L11, with protein MAKKVIATVKLQIPAGQASPSPPVGPALGQHGVNIMEFCKAFNAKTKGQEGMVIPVVITIYADRSFTFITKTPPASILLLKAAGVEKGAHNPKREIVGQVTRKQVEEIARLKMPDLDVKDVEAAIRTIEGTAKSMGIEIVD; from the coding sequence ATGGCCAAAAAGGTAATTGCGACAGTAAAGCTTCAGATTCCTGCTGGACAGGCCTCTCCTTCTCCTCCGGTGGGTCCGGCCCTTGGTCAACATGGAGTCAACATTATGGAATTCTGTAAGGCATTCAATGCCAAGACCAAAGGCCAGGAGGGGATGGTTATTCCCGTTGTTATTACCATTTATGCCGATCGCTCATTTACTTTTATTACTAAGACCCCTCCGGCTTCTATCCTTCTTCTTAAGGCTGCAGGGGTAGAGAAGGGGGCCCACAATCCTAAACGGGAGATTGTTGGCCAAGTGACCCGCAAGCAGGTAGAAGAGATTGCCCGCCTTAAGATGCCGGATCTGGATGTGAAAGATGTTGAGGCTGCTATTAGGACTATTGAGGGAACGGCTAAAAGCATGGGAATAGAGATTGTCGATTAG
- the nusG gene encoding transcription termination/antitermination protein NusG — MAHRWYIVHTYSGFEEKVKKALEERIKQFGKEEFFSEILVPTEKVIEIVKGEKRTTSRRFYPGYILVKMELNDETWHLVRNTPKVTGFVGGQKPIPLPEEEAQKIIDRVREGAVKPRPKYQFEPGDRVRVIEGPFANFHGVVDEVKPEKGKVRVLVSIFGRETPVELEFSHITKI; from the coding sequence ATGGCACATCGCTGGTATATAGTTCATACTTATTCAGGCTTTGAAGAGAAGGTTAAGAAGGCCCTTGAGGAGAGAATTAAACAATTTGGTAAGGAGGAGTTTTTCTCGGAGATCCTTGTTCCGACGGAAAAGGTTATAGAGATTGTCAAAGGCGAAAAACGCACCACGTCTCGGCGCTTTTACCCCGGTTATATCTTGGTCAAAATGGAGTTAAACGATGAGACGTGGCACCTGGTGAGAAATACGCCCAAGGTGACAGGATTTGTGGGGGGGCAAAAGCCCATACCACTTCCTGAGGAAGAGGCCCAGAAAATCATTGATCGGGTACGGGAGGGGGCGGTTAAGCCTCGTCCCAAATATCAGTTCGAGCCCGGGGATCGAGTTCGGGTTATTGAAGGGCCCTTCGCCAACTTCCATGGAGTGGTGGATGAAGTCAAGCCTGAAAAAGGAAAGGTAAGGGTCTTGGTGAGTATTTTTGGGCGGGAAACTCCGGTAGAACTTGAGTTTTCCCACATCACCAAGATCTAA
- the secE gene encoding preprotein translocase subunit SecE, whose translation MAKIKKARKAKVKGGQKGALKQAPEKVLPLKKAEEVQFLQRVSQFVREVKIEFKRITWPSKKETTQTTIAVISFTLFVSAYLGLIDTLLSKLVQFLIY comes from the coding sequence GTGGCCAAGATAAAAAAGGCCCGGAAGGCTAAGGTTAAAGGAGGGCAAAAGGGGGCTCTTAAGCAGGCCCCTGAGAAGGTCCTTCCCCTGAAGAAGGCGGAGGAGGTTCAGTTTCTCCAGAGGGTTAGTCAATTTGTTCGTGAAGTTAAAATTGAATTCAAGAGAATAACCTGGCCTTCTAAAAAGGAGACCACTCAGACGACCATAGCCGTTATCAGCTTTACTCTCTTTGTGTCTGCCTACTTAGGTTTGATAGACACTCTGCTTTCTAAGCTGGTTCAATTCCTCATTTATTAA
- the rpmG gene encoding 50S ribosomal protein L33 → MAKKGEARINILLQCTECKRRNYITSKNKRNTPDKLQLRKYCPFDRRHTVHKETKA, encoded by the coding sequence ATGGCTAAGAAGGGTGAGGCTCGGATAAATATTTTGCTTCAGTGTACCGAATGTAAGCGGCGTAACTATATAACCTCCAAAAACAAAAGAAATACGCCAGACAAGCTTCAGCTTCGCAAGTATTGTCCTTTTGATCGGCGTCATACGGTTCACAAGGAGACAAAGGCTTAA
- the tuf gene encoding elongation factor Tu: MSKKKFERRKPHVNVGTIGHIDHGKTTLTAAITRVLSTKGYADFVPFENIDKAPEERARGITIATAHVEYETDRRHYAHVDCPGHADYIKNMITGAAQMDGAILVVAADDGPMPQTREHILLARQVNVPAVVVFLNKVDMVDDEELIELVELELRELLSKYEYPGDDVPIVKGSALKALECGCGDRGCQWCGRIWELMDAVDEFIPEPVREVDKPFLMPIEDVFTISGRGTVVTGRVERGVIKVGDEVEIVGLRPTQKTVATGLEMFRKVLDEALPGDNVGVLLRGVKREEVERGQVLAQPGSITPHTRFKAEVYVLTKDEGGRHTPFFNGYRPQFYFRTTDVTGVVTLPEGVEMVMPGDNVELEVQLIKPVAMEEGLRFAIREGGRTVGAGVVTKVIE, from the coding sequence ATGAGCAAGAAGAAGTTTGAGCGTCGGAAGCCGCATGTGAATGTAGGTACGATAGGTCATATAGATCATGGTAAGACGACGTTAACGGCGGCGATAACGCGGGTTTTATCGACGAAGGGGTATGCGGATTTTGTTCCGTTTGAGAACATAGACAAGGCGCCGGAGGAGCGTGCTCGTGGGATAACGATAGCGACGGCGCATGTGGAGTATGAGACGGATCGTCGTCATTATGCGCATGTGGATTGTCCTGGTCATGCGGATTACATAAAGAACATGATAACGGGTGCGGCGCAGATGGATGGTGCGATTTTGGTGGTAGCGGCGGATGATGGTCCGATGCCTCAGACTCGGGAGCATATATTGTTAGCGCGTCAGGTTAATGTTCCTGCGGTGGTGGTATTTTTGAACAAGGTGGACATGGTGGATGATGAGGAGTTGATAGAGTTAGTGGAGTTAGAGTTGAGGGAGTTATTGAGCAAGTATGAGTATCCTGGTGATGATGTACCGATAGTGAAGGGTAGTGCGTTGAAGGCGTTGGAGTGTGGTTGTGGTGATCGAGGTTGTCAGTGGTGTGGTCGGATATGGGAGTTGATGGATGCGGTTGATGAGTTTATACCTGAGCCTGTTCGTGAGGTGGACAAGCCGTTTTTGATGCCGATAGAGGATGTGTTTACGATAAGTGGTCGAGGTACGGTGGTTACTGGTCGTGTGGAGCGAGGTGTTATAAAGGTTGGAGATGAGGTGGAGATAGTTGGTTTACGTCCTACGCAGAAGACGGTAGCGACTGGGTTAGAGATGTTTAGGAAGGTATTGGATGAGGCTTTACCTGGTGACAATGTAGGTGTTTTGTTGAGGGGAGTTAAGCGTGAGGAGGTTGAGCGTGGTCAGGTATTAGCGCAGCCTGGGAGTATAACGCCGCATACTCGCTTTAAGGCGGAGGTTTATGTATTGACGAAGGATGAGGGTGGTCGTCATACGCCGTTTTTTAATGGTTATCGTCCGCAGTTTTATTTTCGGACGACGGATGTGACGGGTGTAGTGACGTTGCCTGAGGGGGTGGAGATGGTGATGCCAGGAGACAATGTGGAGTTAGAGGTTCAGTTGATCAAGCCGGTAGCGATGGAGGAGGGTTTGCGTTTTGCGATAAGAGAGGGAGGCCGGACGGTAGGTGCTGGTGTAGTTACCAAAGTCATCGAATAA
- the qmoC gene encoding quinone-interacting membrane-bound oxidoreductase complex subunit QmoC, with protein sequence MARRVQPDLEFIKGIQKAGGTTLKKCYQCATCAVVCPLSPDEGPFPRKEMIWAQWGLKDKLATDPAVWLCHQCGDCSAYCPRGAKPGDVLGAIRAMAIRHYASPKALWTMFNEPGYLPFLFAVAFAIIIGVMVAYHGGFEIPEGPVRYSEGFWHGFMPVVLVDAIFLPLVGLVALFSARGVINLWKDLCQSQGISPKLKPSAGEFLDLYVWPTIGEILQHTRFQKCGATKERATGHMMVLWAFIILFVVTNIVFIGADFLGFHTPWKIYNPVKILANVGAVLLIVGIFMILSMRREKTSQGILQSSYNDWLLIWLIVTVGLSGLGAELLRLANIKFLAYPVYLLHLASVFVLFLSLPFSKFAHLLYRTTVMVFERYSNAQKAAAASGEGQ encoded by the coding sequence ATGGCACGACGTGTTCAACCAGATCTGGAGTTTATTAAGGGGATTCAGAAGGCCGGGGGGACCACCCTCAAAAAGTGCTATCAATGTGCCACCTGTGCGGTGGTCTGCCCCCTTTCTCCTGACGAGGGTCCCTTTCCTCGTAAAGAGATGATTTGGGCTCAGTGGGGGCTCAAGGATAAACTGGCCACAGATCCAGCGGTCTGGCTGTGTCACCAGTGTGGTGATTGTAGTGCTTACTGTCCTCGGGGGGCCAAACCGGGTGATGTCCTGGGGGCTATCAGGGCGATGGCCATCCGGCATTATGCCAGCCCCAAAGCCCTGTGGACGATGTTTAACGAACCCGGTTATCTACCCTTTCTTTTCGCTGTGGCCTTTGCCATCATCATTGGGGTTATGGTGGCTTACCATGGTGGCTTTGAGATCCCGGAGGGTCCAGTAAGATACTCTGAGGGCTTCTGGCATGGTTTTATGCCGGTGGTCTTGGTAGATGCTATTTTCCTCCCTCTGGTGGGGTTAGTAGCCCTCTTTTCGGCCCGAGGAGTGATCAATCTTTGGAAGGATCTTTGTCAGAGCCAGGGGATCTCCCCTAAACTTAAGCCTTCAGCTGGAGAATTTTTGGATCTCTATGTTTGGCCTACCATTGGTGAGATCCTCCAGCACACTAGATTCCAAAAGTGTGGAGCGACCAAGGAGAGGGCTACAGGGCACATGATGGTCCTTTGGGCCTTCATAATACTGTTTGTGGTTACCAATATCGTCTTTATTGGGGCAGACTTTCTGGGGTTTCACACCCCATGGAAGATATACAATCCAGTTAAAATCCTGGCCAATGTGGGAGCGGTACTCCTTATTGTGGGGATTTTTATGATCCTCTCCATGCGTCGGGAAAAAACTAGTCAGGGCATTCTTCAATCTTCATACAATGACTGGCTCCTTATCTGGCTGATTGTGACTGTAGGGCTCTCGGGGCTTGGTGCGGAACTCCTTCGTCTGGCCAATATCAAATTTTTGGCTTATCCGGTCTATCTACTCCACCTAGCCAGTGTATTTGTTTTATTTCTTTCCCTACCTTTTTCTAAGTTTGCCCATCTTCTTTACCGAACTACGGTAATGGTCTTTGAGCGTTATTCTAATGCTCAAAAAGCGGCAGCGGCTTCAGGGGAGGGACAGTAA
- a CDS encoding FAD-dependent oxidoreductase has protein sequence MEKIGVYICSSCDIGERLNLDDLAQAANQYNPAVCKTLPFLCGKEAVETIKGDISSEGLDSVVICACSPRVNYDVFDFDGVAVERVSLREGVVWSRPAPAEGEWDNEYVSFEDELMNLAKDYIRMGVVKMQKYAPPEPYKPEEELCETILVMGGGVTGLTAALEAAKAGKEVVLVEKESELGGYVAKMKKMLQPTPPFTDLQEPITGKLISEVKANSNIKVYTGTTVTKISGAPGFYNVELSNGQTERIGTIVVATGFKPYDASKLEEPYGFGKYPNVITNFMFEEMAAKGEITRPSDGQPAKSVVFIQCAGQRDENHLPYCSSFCCLASLKHARYLREQDADARAYIIYKDMRTMGIYENFYKSLQDDPGVFLTKGEIASISEGSDGALVVEVKNTLIGEDLSIDADLVVLATGIEPTTKDDPIVPLEYRQGPGFPELELFYGYADSNYICFPYETRRTGIYTAGCVHQPMIAGTAMDDAAGAVLKAIQCLEAIKVGRAVHPRTWDYAYPEFYFKRCTQCKRCTEECPFGALDDDEAGTPKPNPTRCRRCGTCFGACPERIISFKDFSIDMVGSMIKAWEMPEPEYGQFRILAFVCENDALPALDMAAMYKQKIPVEIRFIPVRCLGSVNVAWIKDALSTGTDGVLLMGCRYGENYQCHFIKGSELANRRMENVGETLQQLALESERVQLVQVAIDEYFKIPKILQDFVATIKELGENPFKGF, from the coding sequence ATGGAAAAGATCGGTGTCTATATCTGTTCCAGTTGCGATATAGGAGAAAGGCTTAATCTTGACGACCTAGCTCAGGCAGCCAATCAGTATAACCCGGCTGTTTGTAAGACCTTGCCTTTTCTCTGCGGTAAAGAAGCAGTTGAGACCATTAAAGGAGATATTTCTTCAGAGGGGCTGGATTCAGTGGTCATCTGTGCCTGCTCTCCGCGGGTAAACTACGATGTCTTTGATTTTGATGGCGTTGCGGTGGAGCGGGTGAGTTTGAGGGAGGGGGTGGTCTGGAGCCGTCCTGCTCCTGCTGAGGGCGAGTGGGATAACGAGTATGTCAGCTTTGAAGATGAATTGATGAATCTGGCTAAAGATTATATCCGGATGGGCGTGGTCAAGATGCAGAAATATGCCCCACCGGAACCCTACAAGCCAGAAGAGGAGCTCTGTGAGACCATTCTGGTTATGGGGGGTGGAGTAACCGGGCTTACAGCTGCTTTGGAGGCAGCCAAAGCTGGAAAAGAGGTGGTTCTCGTAGAGAAGGAGTCTGAGCTCGGGGGATATGTGGCCAAGATGAAGAAGATGCTTCAACCCACTCCCCCGTTTACAGATCTTCAAGAACCCATTACTGGAAAGCTGATCTCTGAGGTCAAGGCCAACTCCAACATCAAGGTCTATACCGGAACCACAGTGACTAAGATCTCTGGAGCCCCGGGCTTCTATAATGTGGAACTTTCAAATGGTCAGACAGAGCGGATAGGGACCATTGTGGTGGCTACCGGTTTTAAACCTTATGACGCCTCTAAGCTTGAGGAGCCTTACGGGTTCGGCAAATATCCCAACGTAATTACCAATTTCATGTTTGAGGAAATGGCTGCCAAGGGGGAGATCACTCGACCCTCTGATGGTCAGCCGGCCAAAAGTGTGGTTTTCATTCAGTGTGCCGGGCAGCGGGATGAGAATCATCTTCCCTACTGCTCCAGTTTTTGCTGTTTGGCCTCCCTCAAGCATGCTCGCTATTTAAGAGAGCAGGACGCCGATGCCCGGGCCTACATTATTTATAAAGATATGCGGACCATGGGCATCTATGAGAACTTTTACAAGAGTCTTCAGGATGATCCGGGGGTCTTCCTCACCAAAGGAGAGATCGCCTCTATCTCCGAAGGTTCTGATGGTGCTTTGGTAGTAGAGGTGAAGAATACCCTTATTGGTGAGGATCTTTCTATCGATGCTGATTTGGTGGTTCTGGCCACCGGTATTGAACCGACCACCAAGGATGATCCCATTGTTCCTCTGGAATATCGTCAGGGACCGGGATTCCCAGAGCTGGAGCTCTTTTATGGCTATGCGGATTCTAACTACATTTGTTTCCCTTACGAGACCAGGCGGACGGGTATTTATACCGCTGGCTGTGTCCACCAGCCCATGATCGCTGGTACGGCCATGGACGATGCTGCCGGGGCGGTGCTTAAGGCCATCCAGTGCCTTGAGGCCATTAAGGTTGGACGCGCCGTGCATCCACGGACCTGGGATTACGCCTATCCGGAATTTTATTTCAAGCGTTGTACTCAGTGTAAGCGTTGCACGGAGGAGTGCCCCTTTGGGGCCCTTGACGACGATGAGGCCGGGACGCCCAAACCAAATCCCACTCGTTGTCGACGTTGCGGAACCTGCTTTGGTGCTTGTCCGGAGCGAATCATCAGCTTTAAGGACTTTAGTATCGACATGGTGGGATCCATGATCAAGGCTTGGGAGATGCCCGAGCCCGAATACGGACAGTTCCGGATCTTGGCCTTTGTCTGCGAGAACGACGCCCTTCCCGCTTTGGATATGGCGGCCATGTATAAGCAGAAGATTCCGGTGGAGATTCGTTTTATCCCTGTGCGCTGCTTGGGTTCGGTAAATGTGGCCTGGATTAAAGATGCCCTGTCCACCGGTACCGACGGAGTTCTCTTGATGGGCTGTCGTTATGGGGAAAACTATCAGTGTCACTTCATCAAGGGCTCGGAGCTAGCCAATCGGCGGATGGAAAATGTCGGCGAGACCCTTCAACAGCTAGCCCTTGAGTCTGAAAGGGTGCAGCTTGTTCAGGTGGCTATTGATGAGTATTTCAAGATCCCCAAGATCCTTCAGGATTTTGTGGCCACAATTAAGGAGCTGGGAGAAAATCCATTCAAAGGTTTCTAG
- a CDS encoding CoB--CoM heterodisulfide reductase iron-sulfur subunit A family protein, giving the protein MAEGKILVIGGGISGITAAVEAAEVGYEVILLEKAPYLGGRVAQLNYYFPKLCPPTCGLEINFRRIKENPRITFYTMAEVKGISGGPGNYNVSVSIAPRMVNENCTACGACVEACPVERDSDFDFGLGKTKAIYLPYPMAFPLYYVIDKAACQGKGCAKCVEACQYQAIDLDMAPQNLDLTVDSIIVATGWKPYDATKMDNLGYGRFANVIINMQMERMASPNGPTGGKILRPSDNQPPKKVAFVQCAGSRDENHLPYCSYICCLASLKQSLYLREQYEDAEAYIFYIDLRTPGRYEKFLNRVQEDEKVHFIKGKVAKIEEDPQTKNLVVTAEDTATGKKHQETVDMVVLAVGMQPSIEGANLPGDVSLDQYGFVVPDEAKGIFACGCARMPLDVMTSNEQATGAALKAIQTIVRR; this is encoded by the coding sequence ATGGCGGAAGGAAAGATACTGGTCATCGGCGGGGGTATAAGCGGTATTACGGCCGCCGTGGAGGCTGCAGAGGTTGGCTATGAGGTCATCCTCTTAGAAAAGGCCCCTTATCTCGGCGGTCGAGTGGCCCAGTTGAACTATTACTTCCCGAAGCTCTGCCCACCAACCTGCGGTCTGGAGATAAACTTCCGGCGAATAAAGGAAAATCCTCGGATCACCTTCTACACAATGGCGGAAGTTAAAGGAATATCTGGAGGGCCTGGAAACTATAATGTCTCGGTAAGTATTGCCCCCCGGATGGTTAACGAAAACTGTACCGCCTGTGGGGCCTGTGTGGAGGCCTGTCCGGTGGAAAGGGATAGTGACTTTGACTTCGGACTGGGGAAGACTAAAGCCATTTATCTTCCTTATCCCATGGCCTTTCCTCTTTATTACGTCATTGATAAGGCAGCCTGTCAGGGGAAGGGATGTGCCAAATGTGTGGAGGCCTGTCAGTATCAGGCTATCGATTTAGATATGGCTCCGCAGAATCTGGACCTCACGGTAGATTCCATTATCGTGGCTACGGGCTGGAAGCCATATGACGCCACCAAAATGGATAATCTAGGCTACGGCCGTTTCGCCAACGTGATCATCAATATGCAGATGGAGCGGATGGCCTCTCCTAACGGGCCCACGGGAGGAAAGATCCTTCGTCCTTCCGATAATCAGCCTCCTAAAAAGGTGGCCTTTGTTCAGTGTGCCGGAAGCCGTGACGAAAACCATCTTCCTTATTGTTCTTATATCTGTTGTTTGGCCTCCCTTAAGCAGTCTCTTTATCTGCGGGAGCAATACGAAGATGCTGAGGCCTATATTTTTTATATAGATCTTCGGACTCCGGGAAGATATGAAAAGTTTCTCAACCGTGTTCAGGAGGACGAAAAGGTTCACTTTATTAAGGGTAAGGTGGCCAAGATAGAGGAAGATCCTCAGACCAAAAATCTCGTTGTTACTGCTGAGGATACGGCGACGGGTAAAAAACACCAAGAGACAGTGGATATGGTGGTCTTGGCTGTAGGAATGCAGCCAAGTATCGAAGGGGCCAACCTGCCGGGTGATGTAAGTCTTGACCAGTATGGGTTTGTTGTTCCTGATGAGGCTAAGGGGATTTTTGCCTGTGGTTGTGCCCGGATGCCCCTTGATGTCATGACTTCCAATGAACAGGCTACTGGTGCGGCCCTTAAGGCCATCCAAACCATTGTAAGGAGGTAA